A part of Aspergillus flavus chromosome 5, complete sequence genomic DNA contains:
- a CDS encoding putative flavin-binding monooxygenase (involved in K+ transport) produces MVTTSFDVLIIGAGISGINAAHRLQTDFPNYRFAILEARNNIGGTWDLFRYPGIRSDSDLYTFGFKWFPWNQSNPIAEGGDILRYLSDAATAHGIKQHIRLNHRVNAAKWDGHEWSLEVQCENTSEELNARFIIFATGYYDYHNPLEATIPGLQNFKGEVIHPQFWPAKFDALGKRIVVIGSGATAVTLIPSLAEDSESVTMLQRSPTYLTSITNARLNTIWNRLLPNSALYYLRRLWYLVVPQLFYRFCHTFPNAARSMLQKGMGAQLPLGVPVDPHFKPRYNPWEQRLCICPNGDFFRALNSTKAKVETGVIDTVDEGGIQLTSGKRLDADVIVTATGLRMKFFGGIPIYIKGEKLNTSEKYTWNGLMLQDLPNAALVLGFVNASWTLGADIAMQLICRILKHMENKGYSTAIPTRENQCPLANKAVMDLKSTYVKRAAKELPKASDQRPWVSRTGYFSDLYFATFGNLRKGLVFS; encoded by the coding sequence ATGGTTACAACTTCGTTTGATGTCCTCATTATCGGGGCAGGGATATCTGGCATCAATGCCGCCCATCGTCTCCAGACTGACTTTCCTAACTACCGCTTCGCCATCCTGGAGGCCCGAAACAATATCGGGGGCACATGGGATCTTTTCCGCTATCCCGGCATTCGATCAGACTCTGATCTGTACACTTTTGGCTTCAAGTGGTTTCCATGGAACCAATCCAATCCCATTGCAGAAGGGGGGGACATCTTGAGATACCTCAGTGATGCGGCTACTGCACATGGCATTAAGCAGCACATTCGCCTCAACCATCGTGTGAACGCAGCCAAATGGGATGGTCATGAGTGGAGTCTCGAGGTACAATGTGAGAACACTTCAGAAGAACTAAACGCTCGCTTTATAATATTCGCGACCGGCTACTACGATTACCATAACCCGTTGGAAGCGACTATACCGGGGCTGCAGAACTTCAAAGGCGAGGTGATCCACCCTCAATTCTGGCCCGCCAAATTCGATGCCTTGGGAAAAAGAATTGTAGTCATTGGCAGTGGTGCTACCGCAGTGACCCTTATACCGTCACTCGCAGAGGATTCCGAATCTGTGACAATGTTGCAACGCAGCCCTACGTATCTTACCTCCATCACTAATGCTCGACTCAACACCATCTGGAACAGACTCCTGCCAAACTCAGCGCTATACTACCTACGTCGACTGTGGTATCTGGTCGTTCCTCAGCTGTTCTATCGCTTTTGTCATACTTTCCCGAACGCCGCGAGATCCATGCTTCAAAAGGGCATGGGAGCGCAACTGCCCCTAGGAGTCCCAGTCGATCCCCATTTCAAACCCCGCTACAACCCGTGGGAGCAAAGACTTTGTATCTGCCCAAATGGAGACTTTTTCAGGGCTTTAAATTCCACAAAAGCGAAGGTTGAGACTGGGGTAATTGACACAGTTGACGAAGGCGGGATCCAGTTAACGTCTGGGAAACGACTCGACGCCGATGTCATCGTCACGGCCACTGGCTTAAGAATGAAATTCTTTGGCGGCATCCCCATCTACAtcaaaggagaaaagcttAATACTTCCGAAAAGTACACATGGAATGGCCTTATGCTCCAGGACCTCCCGAACGCAGCACTGGTGTTGGGCTTCGTGAATGCCTCATGGACGCTTGGAGCAGACATTGCCATGCAGCTCATTTGTAGAATCCTGAAGCACATGGAGAACAAGGGCTATTCAACTGCTATTCCTACTCGCGAAAATCAATGTCCACTAGCTAACAAGGCGGTCATGGATCTCAAGTCCACTTACGTCAAGCGAGCAGCAAAGGAACTGCCGAAGGCGTCAGACCAACGCCCGTGGGTGTCGCGTACCGGGTACTTTTCCGATTTATACTTTGCAACATTTGGTAATTTAAGAAAGGGTCTTGTTTTCTCCTAG
- the hamE gene encoding hamE (This gene encodes a protein as the homologous of ham-5 in N. crassa, was named as hamE in a recent paper. Author: Xixi Zhao, UW-Madison), giving the protein MVELSWSAATVPDSRPMRMKTSVPPITSEAQTPESTFVPCASTASLFLYAEGSAIVCLHHDTLAVERRFENHTEDIGFISVDNVSERGAGRLVVSYDVSQTAVVWDLFTGSVIARFASFEQLKVAAWMRNGNVAFGNVKGDVILFEPSTSEHISCRTIFDPITALAPSSDCRTYAIGYQNGSILIATLHPTFTILHTMSTSRGPSRIVSLAWHASSSKQKSDMLATLSANGDLRVWSVAKPAGKDAPRVIRVLKRSDTSSTTEPKWMAWSKNGRIVQYLEGETWAWDVRTKHITSEPVPTIDNPRGFANYGPTATLFTLGPRHTVQQYDLESPGLVANVQHPPGGALPASEEARPRGASARMLQDPPEMKESGAMFGTRRAPFDPSGIEAVRQQRAELTSPVSSRSQANTVSSKASSGNYRIVPFSSPSRSGHTATSFSLTSASGRDTPQASGASYAYASSVSMSSAKSSRAGSRLRNEVHPSPADKPMDLFPFTRERLNDVPYSRQQPLDESHLTPDDLRRQMLSVVFGWHDDIDELINDELSRHTPGTQSAILLAQWLGESDTDQMVSMLSPGSASTADWMLLAFSQMRCESQANKVGQAFVQKLLEIGDVHTAATILLGLGDKNDAIEVYVSQSYYMEAILMACLVTPTDWQRQSYLVRRWGEHVVSHSQQQLAIRCFMCTGVEPSEPWTSPAAQQAASFAEVMSRRSPANSPEPPYPNPLGLLPPGSQTKPSNSRQAKTPALKLITSFDSQPSQKLRFPGLKSDDRTPTNAPGVTPIAESAVADSALSPGGFGSYKLNNIQSLNNAMNSRTGTPAFGRGRLPSIGETPVDVQPPTFPSSGSKRLVDYGSTSENDDQEDQSGNEKEEQIGLLPSSTYHPDDAFKPSPQTAVQTNADKFAGIKGIPSPAAGLFEALKDRSDSRNGSRDRKPDGLQLHLYPTEYSGTDAADQCDSGNFRSPASTLNSFSSAKSPSVSGRSIDQYISSLDEANYHSKKHHNYRSNGVGQRTTDETASQTSERRHRSRNTSQQARGRHEKRYIPPAKRSPSSPVPMSPEEIARYQAAQEDHDNARRMKQRSKTRSASRVRKPRSRNSSERRNNRSSSRHTASRVGTEKHDRGRSADRKGSYNRSPSPPLPTSTTDDAFRLVASDRERRSQQRSSSRRPDKGKAEPRARSRSRHDHEPTMGTEHGQYDVGATPRGLVVEIVPQSDHDMLTEESRAIHSATVPPAVPHIGLSEHRRKELAAAELEARRLSLARNPSAPNIPFPGELQHSRIPESPPFSVNSLGPRTPGRRRASSSKASPEHRNSSDSNSSQSGPSGLATTPRAMRHPRYNQETAPSVPNVPDSTILLSDARYQADAQKIGRSMSVPVPELKQPGTVPSDLPMHPRFNPCLPRSRSTSRTRNMGHRRENSKEQGGYSYGGSPVDISIEEGIENAMELKYYETPPVLPELQHLNALPPPPPPAPVMDCASPRESSGTIDIAIDNENMGKLLPRAMTAGPAVNMETQPTLHRRRMSFEHRRGKSVNESFSSKIRNLARMGSVNRAPDSWAETHFPYESIPVADGRI; this is encoded by the exons ATGGTCGAATTGTCATGGAGTGCAGCCACGGTTCCGGATTCACGACCtatgaggatgaagacaTCAGTGCCGCCGATCACATCGGAAGCTCAAACGCCCGAGTCTACTTTCGTGCCATGCGCCTCGACAGCCTCCCTATTCCTGTATGCCGAAGGCTCAGCCATTGTATGCCTCCATCACGACACTTTGGCTGTTGAGCGACGCTTCGAAAACCATACCGAGGATATTGGGTTTATATCGGTAGACAATGTTAGTGAGCGTGGCGCAGGGAGACTGGTCGTTAGCTATGATGTCAGTCAGACTGCAGTTGTCTGGGATCTGTTTACGGGCTCAGTGATCGCAAGGTTCGCATCCTTTGAGCAGCTCAAGGTGGCCGCTTGGATGCGCAATGGCAATGTAGCATTTG GAAATGTGAAGGGTGACGTGATTTTGTTTGAACCATCGACATCGGAGCATATTTCTTGCCGGACGATCTTCGACCCTATCACAGCTTTAGCGCCCTCGTCAGACTGTCGAACCTACGCCATTGG ATACCAGAATGGATCAATTCTAATAGCTACTCTTCACCCTACATTTACTATCTTGCATACCATGAGCACCTCCCGCGGGCCGTCCCGGATCGTTTCGCTGGCATGGCATGCATCATCGTCAAAGCAAAAGTCGGATATGCTTGCCACCCTTTCCGCAAATGGTGATCTGAGGGTATGGAGCGTGGCCAAGCCTGCTGGTAAAGATGCGCCGCGGGTAATCAGGGTTCTAAAGAGATCGGACACGTCTTCAACAACCGAACCTAAGTGGATGGCCTGGTCAAAGAATGGTAGAATTGTTCAGTATCTCGAGGG GGAGACATGGGCCTGGGATGTGCGAACCAAGCACATCACTTCGGAGCCAGTTCCGACGATTGACAATCCTCGTGGGTTCGCCAATTATGGACCAACAGCCACATTATTTACACTGGGACCTCGCCACACCGTACAACAGTATGATCTTGAGAGCCCGGGATTAGTCGCCAATGTACAGCATCCTCCCGGCGGAGCCTTACCAGCATCAGAGGAGGCCAGACCCCGTGGTGCGTCAGCACGCATGCTACAGGACCCACCTGAGATGAAGGAGTCCGGTGCCATGTTCGGCACGAGACGAGCTCCGTTTGACCCGAGTGGAATCGAGGCCGTACGTCAACAACGTGCCGAGCTAACTAGCCCAGTCTCTTCTCGAAGTCAGGCAAACACCGTAAGTTCAAAGGCCTCGTCGGGGAATTATAGGATAGTCCCATTTTCATCCCCGAGTAGATCGGGTCACACCGCTACATCCTTTTCACTCACCTCCGCTAGTGGTAGAGACACCCCTCAGGCATCTGGCGCATCCTATGCGTATGCTTCTTCCGTATCTATGTCATCTGCGAAAAGCTCCCGTGCCGGCTCTCGTTTACGAAACGAGGTTCATCCCAGCCCAGCAGATAAACCCATGGATCTGTTTCCTTTCACACGCGAACGACTCAACGATGTGCCATATAGCCGTCAACAGCCCCTGGATGAGTCGCATCTCACGCCAGACGATCTCCGTCGTCAAATGTTGAGCGTGGTCTTTGGCTGGcatgatgatattgatgaaCTAATCAACGATGAGC TTAGCCGCCACACACCGGGTACTCAGAGCGCTATTCTACTCGCCCAATGGCTAGGGGAATCTGACACGGACCAAATGGTGTCCATGCTTAGCCCAGGTTCAGCCTCAACAGCAGATTGGATGCTTCTTGCTTTTAGCCAGATGCGTTGCGAATCACAAGCCAACAAGGTCGGACAGGCCTTCGTTCAGAAACTTCTGGAAATCGGTGACGTGCATACTGCAGCTACGATTCTTTTGGGGCTTGGCGATAAGAATGATGCTATTGAAGTTTACGTTTCCCAAAGCTATTATATGGAAGCTATCCTGATGGCGTGCCTGGTGACACCCACAGATTGGCAGCGTCAATCATATCTCGTCCGCCGCTGGGGGGAGCATGTCGTCTCACATTCCCAGCAGCAGCTTGCAATAAGGTGCTTCATGTGCACGGGAGTGGAGCCTTCGGAACCCTGGACTTCTCCAGCTGCACAACAGGCTGCCTCCTTTGCCGAGGTAATGTCGAGAAGATCACCAGCCAACTCCCCGGAGCCCCCCTATCCCAATCCGTTAGGCCTTCTACCACCAGGCTCACAGACAAAGCCTTCCAATAGCCGACAGGCAAAGACTCCAGCCCTCAAGCTGATCACATCGTTTGACTCGCAACCAAGCCAAAAGTTACGATTCCCCGGTCTAAAGTCGGATGATAGGACACCTACGAATGCGCCTGGGGTTACGCCCATTGCTGAATCCGCTGTAGCCGACTCAGCATTGTCCCCTGGAGGCTTTGGTTCATACAAGTTGAATAATATCCAGAGTCTCAACAATGCCATGAACTCTCGAACAGGTACTCCCGCGTTTGGCAGAGGGCGCTTGCCATCCATTGGGGAAACCCCCGTTGACGTTCAGCCGCCAACCTTTCCTTCCAGTGGTTCCAAGAGGCTTGTTGATTATGGTTCAACCTCGGAAAATGATGATCAAGAGGATCAGAGCGGTaacgagaaagaagagcagaTTGGCCTGCTGCCTTCTTCTACATACCATCCCGACGACGCGTTCAAACCAAGTCCGCAAACCGCAGTCCAAACAAATGCGGACAAATTTGCAGGCATCAAGGGAATACCATCTCCAGCGGCTGGGCTTTTTGAAGCCCTGAAAGACCGATCTGACAGTCGCAATGGATCTAGGGATAGGAAGCCCGATGGACTGCAGCTTCATTTGTATCCTACTGAATACTCTGGCACTGATGCGGCCGACCAATGCGATAGTGGTAATTTTAGAAGCCCAGCATCAACTTTGAACAGCTTCAGTTCTGCAAAGAGCCCAAGTGTTAGTGGGAGGAGTATTGATCAATATATCAGTAGCCTTGACGAGGCGAACTATCACTCAAAGAAGCATCACAACTACCGCTCCAATGGTGTGGGACAGCGAACTACGGATGAAACGGCCAGCCAGACTTCAGAAAGACGGCACCGCTCTAGGAACACGTCTCAGCAGGCACGTGGGCGACACGAAAAGAGGTATATTCCGCCAGCCAAGCGGTCTCCTTCCTCGCCGGTTCCGATGTCCCCCGAAGAGATAGCCCGTTACCAAGCCGCTCAGGAGGATCACGATAATGCTCGCCGGATGAAGCAGCGTTCAAAGACGCGCAGTGCAAGCAGGGTTAGGAAGCCTCGTTCACGGAACTCATCTGAGCGTCGGAACAATCGTTCATCTAGTCGCCATACAGCTAGTCGGGTCGGCACTGAGAAGCATGACCGTGGCCGTAGTGCCGACAGGAAGGGCTCTTACAATAGATCGCCTTCGCCTCCCTTGCCCACCTCTACTACAGACGATGCTTTCAGACTCGTGGCCAGTGATAGAGAACGGAGGTCTCAGCAGCGAAGTAGCAGCCGACGTCCGGACAAAGGGAAAGCAGAACCAAGGGCGAGATCTCGGAGTCGCCATGATCACGAGCCCACGATGGGGACGGAACATGGACAGTATGACGTAGGTGCAACTCCTCGAGGCCTTGTCGTCGAGATAGTACCTCAAAGCGACCACGATATGTTGACGGAAGAGAGCCGGGCCATTCACTCTGCAACTGTGCCTCCCGCTGTCCCCCACATTGGGCTATCCGAACACAGAAGAAAGGAGCTGGCAGCAGCAGAACTAGAGGCACGGCGACTCTCCCTCGCACGGAATCCATCCGCGCCCAACATCCCCTTTCCAGGAGAACTGCAACATAGTCGCATTCCAGAGAGCCCACCATTTTCTGTGAATTCTCTTGGTCCACGCACACCAGGTCGGCGGAGGGCTTCATCGAGCAAAGCATCTCCAGAGCACCGAAATAGCTCGGACTCGAACTCATCCCAGTCCGGACCATCAGGGCTGGCTACGACACCCAGAGCTATGCGACACCCGAGGTATAATCAGGAGACTGCTCCGTCTGTTCCGAACGTTCCGGACAGCACTATTCTCCTGAGTGACGCCAGGTATCAGGCTGATGCTCAGAAAATTGGTCGCTCAATGTCTGTTCCAGTGCCCGAATTAAAACAACCTGGGACAGTGCCATCCGACCTGCCAATGCATCCGCGATTTAATCCATGTCTCCCGAGAAGCCGCTCGACCAGCAGAACCCGGAACATGGGTCATCGCCGGGAGAACTCGAAAGAACAAGGCGGGTACAGCTATGGAGGCTCTCCAGTGGATATCAGCATCGAGGAGGGAATCGAGAACGCGATGGAACTAAAATATTACGAAACTCCTCCTGTGTTACCCGAGCTGCAGCACTTGAACGCTCTcccacccccaccaccacctgccCCGGTGATGGATTGTGCGTCTCCGCGCGAGTCTTCAGGGACCATAGACATCGCTATTGACAACGAGAACATGGGAAAGCTGCTACCCCGCGCTATGACAGCCGGACCCGCGGTGAACATGGAGACACAACCGACTTTACATCGTCGGCGTATGTCCTTTGAGCACAGACGCGGCAAAAGCGTGAACGAGAGCTTCTCCAGTAAGATCCGCAACCTGGCTCGTATGGGCAGTGTTAATCGGGCACCTGATAGTTGGGCTGAAACACATTTTCCGTATGAAAGTATACCAGTCGCCGACGGTCGCATCTAG
- a CDS encoding putative endo-1,3(4)-beta-glucanase (unnamed protein product): MVLENAQTDPIPPTGAEPTNDSDNTPNTKYQYHSLYIKRDLIANPDPFTLYFGFFGRWNYDRKVTANVLRRVENARVLIQRLPTQDELDAMVTHSSRSLYHERIGAPLGGLVGSALLWNQARKSELYPAYFPKASGPEGKMPSPGEIIQAAKRFAVAEPTVARRAAFVMCFKMLFYSVAGATFSSVYAVYKETTNTMGDSRLKEFLADLKKQNPDEIRKRKMESRGRRSVGEQHGVVEMDQGGEYASEYSGGDVQSTGVSVPDRRPVLEPVGGGGLGADQGRGGDFFDEDDASPTAPEYRTSRAAQAGYSQGSAWERIRQQNTSAPAQSSRQDASSQQSPQWDSWSSPSSESDKQREREQARAEFDRLLDAERNIGQESASEGRNKGWGKWN, translated from the coding sequence ATGGTTCTTGAAAACGCCCAAACAGACCCTATCCCCCCAACGGGCGCCGAACCAACCAACGACAGCGACAACACCCCAAACACAAAATACCAGTATCACTCGCTCTACATAAAACGCGACCTAATCGCCAACCCGGACCCATTCACCCTCTACTTCGGATTCTTCGGACGGTGGAACTACGACCGGAAAGTCACAGCCAATGTACTCCGCCGAGTCGAAAATGCGCGCGTTCTCATCCAGCGGCTCCCCACGCAGGACGAACTAGATGCGATGGTCACACACAGCAGTCGCAGTTTGTACCACGAGCGGATCGGCGCGCCACTGGGAGGACTCGTCGGATCAGCGCTGTTGTGGAACCAGGCCAGGAAGTCGGAGTTGTATCCGGCTTATTTCCCCAAGGCTTCGGGGCCGGAGGGGAAGATGCCGTCTCCGGGGGAGATTATACAGGCCGCGAAGAGGTTCGCGGTTGCTGAGCCGACGGTGGCAAGACGGGCGGCTTTTGTGATGTGTTTCAAGATGTTGTTCTATAGTGTGGCGGGCGCAACGTTTTCGAGTGTTTATGCGGTCTATAAAGAGACGACGAATACGATGGGAGACTCGCGGTTGAAGGAGTTCTTGGCAGACTTGAAAAAGCAGAATCCTGATGAgataaggaagagaaagatggaGTCCAGGGGGCGGAGGTCGGTGGGTGAGCAGCATGGTGTCGTTGAAATGGATCAGGGTGGTGAGTATGCTTCGGAGTATTCTGGGGGTGACGTTCAGTCTACAGGGGTATCTGTTCCTGATCGTCGTCCGGTGTTGGAAcctgttggtggtggtggattgggtGCAGATCAAGGCCGTGGAGGAGATTTcttcgatgaggatgatgctaGTCCCACGGCGCCTGAGTATAGAACCAGTAGGGCCGCGCAGGCTGGTTACTCGCAGGGAAGTGCCTGGGAGCGGATTCGACAACAGAATACTTCCGCGCCAGCTCAGTCTAGTCGTCAGGATGCATCTAGCCAGCAGTCACCACAGTGGGACTCATGGAGTTCTCCATCATCAGAAAGTGACAAGCAGCGAGAGAGGGAGCAAGCTCGTGCTGAATTTGACCGGTTATTGGACGCGGAAAGGAATATTGGACAAGAGTCGGCGAGCGAAGGGCGCAACAAAGGTTGGGGAAAGTGGAATTAA
- a CDS encoding putative glycoside hydrolase, whose amino-acid sequence MKPVTLLSLASLAAAKNLIPTTCFDSYTSLEEYFSYLYPWGSDHNGSARMVGNSTDHDYISVESGTLTLVAKPTSGQPATSGGQEINYLSGAVHSKNTFTVEAGSGFDIEAEFQATTDKGTWPAFWLNSAATWPPEIDMAEWKGTGQLTFNVFNTSSEVMNHNTDYPSPSDFHKVKTQIRAENDADIMVKYFLDDVEVTTQYGADYVGKPLYLIINLQMEGSSGSPGPSTDTYYRVKNLSFDQI is encoded by the exons ATGAAGCCTGTTACGCTGCTTTCCCTTGCTTCTCTCGCTGCTGCGAAGAATCTCATCCCCACGACTTGTTTTGACTCCTACACTTCCCTCGAAGAGTACTTCTCCTACCTCTACCCATGGGGTAGCGACCACAACGGTTCAGCCCGCATGGTCGGCAACTCCACTGACCACGATTACATCTCCGTCGAATCCGGCACACTGACACTCGTCGCAAAGCCGACCTCGGGCCAGCCTGCGACCAGTGGAGGCCAGGAAATAAACTATCTCTCCGGAGCAGTGCATTCTAAGAATACTTTCACTGTTGAAGCAGGCTCTGGTTTCGACATCGAGGCTGAGTTCCAGGCGACGACTGATAAGGGAACTTGGCCTGCTTTCTGGTTGAATAGTGCTGCGACCTGGCCTCCTGAGATTGACATGGCTGAGTGGAAGG GAACGGGGCAACTCActttcaatgtcttcaat ACCTCTTCCGAAGTCATGAACCACAACACGGATTACCCGTCTCCGAGTGACTTCCACAAGGTCAAAACCCAGATCCGCGCCGAGAACGACGCCGATATCATGGTCAAGTACTTCCTCGATGATGTGGAGGTTACTACTCAGTACGGGGCCGACTACGTCGGGAAGCCTTTGTATCT GATCATCAATTTGCAGATGGAGGGATCGTCTGGATCTCCTGGTCCTAGCACGG ATACCTATTACCGTGTGAAGAACCTATCCTTCGATCAGATTTAG
- a CDS encoding uncharacterized protein (expressed protein) yields MIFWSIRGPSLNVASVYMADVVILGVLGLGFLFRCGGLICCSGLVGYVASDKLLRMSFYWSFIHWSRYRKLVYGFILIWFGEGRIKGLGVCTAAGP; encoded by the coding sequence ATGATTTTCTGGTCGATTCGGGGGCCAAGTTTGAATGTAGCTTCGGTGTATATGGCCGATGTAGTAATTCTGGGGGTCTTAGGGCTTGGCTTCCTTTTTCGGTGCGGAGGGTTGATTTGCTGCTCTGGGTTAGTTGGGTACGTGGCGAGTGATAAGCTGCTAAGGATGTCATTTTACTGGTCCTTCATTCATTGGAGTCGTTATCGAAAGCTTGTATATGGTTTTATATTGATTTGGTTTGGGGAGGGGCGTATCAAGGGTCTGGGTGTATGCACGGCTGCTGGCCCGTGA
- a CDS encoding putative short-chain dehydrogenases/reductase (short-chain dehydrogenase/reductase) — translation MVSLKIVQASNASLRAIPNITALFVGGTSGIGQSTLRQFAKHTDNPTAYIIGRSESRAKPFLCELQQLNPEGRFNFIESDVSLIRSVDAACKQILQQEKHLNFLFMTPGGISLGGRNETSEGIDYLFALRYYARMRFVQNLLPLLESAGPSRVVSVYGGGFEFGIKTEDLDLKHNFSLLNAYKHSITMTSLSMEHLAKTHPAVSFIHVYPGLVGTNIYTNSFPPPISTFYNYGMWPLMWPFSVGLQESGERHLFHLSSARYPAQNGIMAQGVPVKSGDVAKGTTGETGSGAYLLNWDGEVRPSRKIMEEYREQRVPELVWRHTQDLLDRAVCR, via the coding sequence ATGGTCTCCCTCAAGATAGTCCAAGCATCCAACGCCAGTCTACGAGCAATCCCCAATATTACAGCCCTATTCGTGGGAGGCACAAGTGGAATAGGCCAGAGCACACTGCGTCAATTCGCTAAACACACCGACAACCCAACAGCATACATAATCGGCCGGAGTGAATCACGAGCAAAGCCCTTCCTCTGCGAACTCCAACAACTAAACCCAGAAGGCcgcttcaacttcatcgaAAGCGACGTATCACTTATCCGCAGCGTAGACGCAGCATGCAAACAGATTCtccaacaagaaaaacacctcaacttcctcttcatGACACCCGGCGGCATCTCCCTCGGAGGCCGAAACGAGACCAGCGAAGGAATCGACTATCTTTTCGCTCTGCGCTACTATGCACGCATGCGATTTGTCCAGAACCTCCTTCCACTGCTTGAATCAGCAGGTCCAAGTCGAGTAGTTAGTGTCTACGGCGGCGGTTTCGAGTTCGGGATCAAGACCGAGGATCTAGATCTCAAGCATAACTTCTCCTTACTCAATGCCTACAAACATTCCATCACCATGACCTCCCTGAGTATGGAACACTTGGCTAAGACCCACCCAGCCGTTAGCTTCATCCACGTCTACCCCGGTTTAGTGGGTACAAACATCTACACAAACAGTTTCCCACCGCCTATCTCGACATTCTACAATTACGGAATGTGGCCTCTGATGTGGCCTTTCTCCGTCGGTCTCCAGGAAAGCGGAGAACGGCATCTGTTTCATCTAAGCTCTGCGCGGTACCCGGCCCAGAATGGCATCATGGCCCAGGGTGTTCCGGTCAAGTCAGGAGATGTTGCGAAGGGTACAACTGGGGAGACGGGTAGTGGAGCATACCTCTTGAATTGGGACGGGGAGGTTCGACCGAGCCGAAAGATTATGGAGGAGTATCGGGAGCAGCGGGTGCCTGAGTTGGTTTGGAGGCATACCCAGGATCTTTTGGATCGGGCCGTTTGTCGGTGA